One genomic region from Halobacteriovorax vibrionivorans encodes:
- a CDS encoding thrombospondin type 3 repeat-containing protein, producing MKIKKSLNYKKTPLRYINYALMSFFIFIASSNYSIALDSFDRISKEVYKNINLRLKYKIDSKILEMEVVRNNDFFLFLDQDLDGTPDSIDNDIDGDGVDNIADEFPTLSTEQGEDQDKDGIADFIDFNYSLNIDEQERGYAAIIQRDVFVTYNILIIPAAKTNLKELTAIKELLQLELTPTTDNLKFIVLETQSKDQFMTRGLYEKEWKQLILYKNHLKDFNEFSLTLTHEYFHFIAQEMPELYNHFVNEVGWNNKDGELTYQHNCDQQETSYNLVEATLINTDKNPLMKYDNFPSDYSTVSPTEMFAEVGTAVLLERKRHERSFQKRFYKFDRFKSAQAYYEMARLLNIP from the coding sequence ATGAAGATTAAAAAATCACTAAATTATAAGAAGACTCCATTAAGGTATATAAACTATGCCTTAATGAGTTTTTTTATATTTATTGCATCCTCTAATTATTCAATTGCACTTGATTCTTTTGATAGAATCTCTAAAGAAGTTTATAAAAATATTAACTTAAGACTAAAATATAAAATAGACTCAAAAATACTTGAGATGGAAGTAGTAAGAAATAACGACTTCTTCCTTTTCCTTGATCAAGACTTAGATGGTACTCCAGATAGTATTGACAATGATATTGATGGAGACGGTGTCGATAATATTGCTGATGAGTTTCCAACATTATCAACTGAACAAGGTGAAGACCAAGATAAAGATGGAATTGCAGACTTCATAGACTTTAACTACAGTTTAAATATTGACGAGCAAGAAAGAGGTTATGCAGCAATTATTCAACGAGATGTATTTGTTACTTATAATATATTGATCATTCCCGCTGCCAAGACAAACCTGAAAGAATTGACGGCCATAAAAGAGTTGCTTCAACTAGAGCTAACTCCGACTACTGATAATCTGAAATTCATTGTGCTTGAAACACAAAGTAAAGATCAATTTATGACCCGTGGCCTTTATGAAAAAGAATGGAAACAATTGATTCTCTACAAGAACCATTTAAAAGATTTTAATGAATTTAGTCTAACTCTTACACATGAGTACTTCCACTTTATCGCTCAAGAAATGCCTGAGCTCTACAATCACTTTGTAAATGAGGTCGGATGGAATAATAAAGATGGCGAACTAACTTATCAGCATAATTGTGATCAACAAGAAACTTCATATAATCTAGTTGAAGCAACTCTTATTAATACAGATAAAAATCCATTGATGAAGTACGATAACTTTCCTTCTGACTACTCCACAGTCTCTCCTACTGAAATGTTTGCCGAAGTTGGTACAGCTGTTCTACTAGAAAGAAAAAGACATGAGAGAAGCTTTCAGAAGAGATTTTATAAATTTGACCGCTTCAAGTCTGCGCAAGCTTATTATGAAATGGCACGTCTTCTAAACATCCCATAA
- a CDS encoding phosphatase PAP2 family protein has protein sequence MSIKSILKAITCLSILMNSYATCTVEEFLRDGICPGMGKDSVIQPRYEEDGVINRYGEFTFRPEYQTLPVGLTNSELLTIGAAASTAILLFNNDEELIQFAQDNRTEITEEIAFWGEKAGSMPIGISAAGYVLGVVIDNDEVTRVAKVALKATAISGLITRAGKMTFSRKRPNKTDDHTDFTGFNWDNDNVSFPSGHTTTAFAFATVIAEHYKDKSTIIPVLAYTAAAVGGWSRVHDKAHWASDVAIGALVGHLTGKIFYAEEFEINRNEKWDMSIHPIVTPNYAGFQFEFRGKRKEDNSARNFMKKCRDHYEDQYTKNGVTRECTYQYFLSVYGK, from the coding sequence ATGAGTATTAAGTCGATACTAAAGGCCATCACCTGCCTTTCAATTTTAATGAATTCCTATGCAACATGTACTGTTGAAGAGTTTCTTAGAGATGGAATCTGTCCAGGAATGGGTAAAGATAGTGTCATTCAACCACGATATGAAGAAGATGGAGTTATAAACCGATATGGTGAGTTTACTTTCCGTCCCGAATATCAAACGTTACCGGTAGGTCTCACAAATTCAGAATTATTAACAATTGGTGCTGCTGCAAGTACAGCTATCTTACTTTTTAATAATGATGAAGAACTAATCCAATTTGCTCAAGACAATCGCACAGAAATCACTGAAGAGATTGCCTTTTGGGGAGAAAAAGCTGGAAGTATGCCAATTGGTATCTCTGCTGCTGGATATGTATTAGGTGTAGTAATTGATAATGATGAAGTAACTCGAGTTGCAAAAGTAGCACTTAAGGCAACTGCAATATCTGGCCTAATTACCAGAGCAGGGAAAATGACTTTTAGTCGTAAACGCCCTAATAAAACTGATGACCATACAGATTTCACAGGATTTAATTGGGATAATGATAATGTTTCATTTCCTTCAGGTCACACGACAACGGCCTTTGCCTTTGCAACTGTAATTGCTGAACACTACAAAGATAAATCAACGATTATTCCTGTACTAGCCTACACTGCGGCAGCTGTTGGGGGTTGGTCGAGAGTTCACGACAAGGCTCACTGGGCAAGTGATGTTGCCATTGGAGCCCTAGTAGGACATTTAACAGGTAAGATATTTTACGCTGAAGAATTTGAAATAAATAGAAACGAAAAGTGGGATATGTCGATTCATCCAATTGTTACTCCAAATTATGCTGGGTTTCAATTTGAGTTTCGTGGAAAAAGAAAAGAAGATAATTCTGCTCGTAACTTCATGAAAAAATGTAGAGATCACTATGAAGATCAATACACTAAAAACGGTGTAACAAGAGAATGTACATATCAATATTTCTTAAGTGTTTATGGTAAATAA
- a CDS encoding endonuclease/exonuclease/phosphatase family protein produces the protein MKILILFLLVSSSFASTIEIMSYNVENLFDAQKDEGKNDWAYLPKNTKGKKEACAKVKSKYRRNECFDADWTQEKVDMKLSQIKDVILKERKKLPGILVLSEIENANVIGQLAKVLGYKKYYTSNSPDYRGVDLAVLFNESSDLKYVGSKEHVLKDEYFKKRPSRNIFETQFKLKGKDLYIFANHWPSLGNPDHARVVAAKTLKTRIDEILKKNTKASVVAVGDFNTIPELKAADNKHPMRDVLLKDKTIVDVEKTFRADKSLSSKKKLPPGTYFYKRGGQWNHLDRVFVPKTMLDEKAPISLVLGSYQIYAPDFIREPQPATVVEEDIEEMRDRGFKLYEQKKIETPPNRYDHLAKKKQKAGFSDHFPIVFELKY, from the coding sequence ATGAAAATTTTAATTTTATTCTTACTTGTAAGCTCAAGCTTCGCTTCAACAATAGAGATTATGTCTTATAACGTTGAGAATCTTTTTGATGCTCAAAAAGATGAAGGCAAGAACGACTGGGCCTATCTTCCAAAGAATACAAAAGGGAAGAAAGAAGCCTGTGCAAAAGTTAAATCAAAATATCGCCGTAATGAATGTTTTGATGCTGACTGGACTCAGGAAAAAGTTGATATGAAACTCTCTCAAATTAAAGATGTTATCTTAAAAGAGAGAAAGAAACTTCCAGGAATTCTTGTTCTTTCGGAAATTGAAAATGCAAATGTTATTGGCCAACTTGCAAAGGTCTTAGGATATAAGAAGTACTACACATCGAATTCTCCTGATTACCGTGGAGTTGATCTTGCTGTTCTTTTTAATGAATCATCGGATTTAAAATATGTTGGAAGTAAAGAGCATGTTTTAAAAGATGAATATTTTAAGAAGAGACCTTCTAGAAATATTTTTGAAACTCAATTTAAACTAAAGGGAAAGGATCTTTATATCTTTGCTAATCACTGGCCAAGTTTAGGTAATCCTGATCACGCTAGAGTTGTAGCTGCTAAGACATTGAAGACTCGTATTGATGAAATCCTAAAGAAGAATACTAAGGCTTCTGTTGTTGCTGTGGGTGACTTCAATACAATTCCAGAGTTAAAAGCTGCTGATAATAAGCACCCAATGAGGGATGTTCTTTTAAAAGATAAGACAATCGTTGATGTCGAAAAGACTTTCAGAGCTGATAAATCACTTAGTAGTAAGAAAAAGCTTCCTCCGGGGACATATTTTTATAAAAGAGGTGGGCAGTGGAATCACCTTGATAGAGTCTTCGTTCCAAAAACGATGTTAGATGAGAAGGCCCCTATTAGTTTAGTTCTAGGATCTTATCAGATTTATGCACCTGACTTTATCAGAGAGCCTCAACCTGCAACTGTAGTAGAGGAAGATATTGAAGAAATGAGAGATCGTGGATTTAAGCTTTATGAACAAAAGAAAATTGAAACGCCTCCAAATCGTTATGATCACCTTGCTAAGAAAAAACAAAAAGCAGGGTTCTCAGATCACTTCCCAATTGTATTTGAATTAAAATATTAG
- the bcp gene encoding thioredoxin-dependent thiol peroxidase yields MSFPKIGNMAPAFTLKNQDEEKVSLKDFKGEKNVVLYFYPKAMTPGCTTQACGIRDYKKKFANADTVVLGVSPDEPKRLVRFIEKQKLNFDLLSDPDHKIMDKYGVWGLKKFMGKEYMGVMRTTFIIGKDGRLKYVMDKVKTKSHHDDVLDWIKENL; encoded by the coding sequence ATGAGTTTTCCAAAAATTGGAAATATGGCGCCAGCATTTACACTTAAAAATCAAGACGAAGAAAAAGTAAGCTTAAAAGACTTTAAGGGTGAGAAAAATGTTGTTCTTTACTTCTACCCAAAGGCCATGACTCCTGGTTGTACGACTCAGGCTTGTGGAATTAGAGATTATAAGAAGAAATTTGCAAATGCTGATACTGTGGTTCTAGGAGTATCTCCAGATGAGCCTAAAAGGCTTGTACGCTTTATAGAAAAGCAAAAACTTAATTTTGACCTTCTTTCAGATCCTGATCACAAGATTATGGATAAGTATGGTGTTTGGGGCCTTAAGAAATTTATGGGTAAAGAATACATGGGTGTGATGAGAACAACTTTTATCATTGGCAAAGACGGTCGTCTGAAATATGTAATGGATAAAGTTAAAACAAAGTCACATCATGACGATGTCCTTGATTGGATTAAAGAAAATCTATAG
- a CDS encoding hydroxyacylglutathione hydrolase C-terminal domain-containing protein, translating into MNVHQIYTDSPLRNYNYIVELGNGEVAVVDPIYPKLVNEWLVENNRVLAVVLLSHGHHDHVAGVDELVQQHGAQIWGHKDSYKKIDRILEDGEKISTALGEMEVIETPGHTMDHLCFLFYESGKQVEIITMDTVFNAGIGNCKNGGNLDVFVETILDLNEKVEDQVILWPGHDYIENNLRFTLSIEPENEDAKELLEQVHKEGSVKFRTNFATERKVNLFLMTKDVEEIKKLRNKRDKW; encoded by the coding sequence ATGAATGTTCATCAAATTTATACGGATTCTCCGCTTCGAAACTACAATTACATTGTCGAGCTTGGCAATGGGGAAGTTGCTGTTGTGGATCCAATTTATCCAAAGTTAGTAAATGAGTGGTTGGTTGAGAACAACCGCGTTTTAGCTGTCGTTCTTTTGTCCCATGGCCATCATGATCATGTTGCTGGTGTTGATGAGTTAGTTCAACAACATGGTGCTCAAATCTGGGGACATAAAGATAGCTACAAGAAAATAGATCGCATTCTAGAAGACGGTGAGAAGATATCCACTGCACTTGGAGAGATGGAAGTTATCGAAACTCCTGGCCATACGATGGATCATCTATGTTTTCTATTTTATGAATCGGGTAAGCAGGTTGAAATAATCACAATGGATACTGTTTTCAATGCCGGAATTGGAAATTGTAAAAATGGTGGAAACCTCGATGTATTTGTAGAAACAATCTTAGATTTGAATGAGAAGGTTGAAGATCAAGTGATTCTATGGCCTGGTCATGACTATATCGAAAATAACTTACGCTTCACTCTTAGCATTGAACCTGAAAATGAAGATGCAAAAGAGCTTCTTGAACAAGTTCACAAAGAAGGAAGTGTTAAGTTTCGAACAAATTTTGCAACTGAGCGGAAAGTGAATTTGTTTTTGATGACGAAAGATGTAGAAGAGATTAAGAAATTGAGAAACAAACGAGATAAATGGTAA
- a CDS encoding M48 family metallopeptidase: MVNLSMASKIFISAVCLKGLVEAYLDKRNIKHIGKNFNQVPEEFADKITLEDHQKAARYSMEKLNKGQLFNFIGYIILIGWTLLGGLDALNKTITSFELSPLLTGTVFLLAFSFINSILSLPESLYTTFVIEEKYGFNKTTIKTFITDMLKGSILGLIIGTPLIYGILWIMESLGEYWWAYAWAFLSIFQLLLMWIYPTFIAPIFNKFTELEDGEIKDRILALLKRVDFESKGLFVMDASRRSGHGNAYFTGFGKNKRIVFFDTLINSLNATEVEAVLAHELGHFKRKHILKMMIKAFVFSFIGLFILGQLMQTTWFFEMHGVHSSETYMALTLFILVSGVYTFFITPISSWASRKYEFEADEFASQNSNPQELINALVKMYKDNASTLTPDPLYSAFYHSHPPALTRVKFLETFIK; encoded by the coding sequence ATGGTCAATCTTTCGATGGCATCAAAAATATTCATTTCTGCAGTATGTCTAAAAGGACTTGTTGAAGCATATCTTGATAAAAGAAATATTAAGCATATTGGTAAAAACTTTAATCAGGTACCAGAAGAGTTTGCAGATAAGATCACTTTAGAAGATCACCAAAAAGCTGCCCGCTATTCAATGGAGAAGTTAAACAAAGGTCAATTATTTAATTTTATTGGCTATATTATCCTTATCGGTTGGACATTACTTGGTGGATTAGATGCACTTAATAAAACGATTACGTCATTTGAATTATCTCCCCTACTAACCGGAACGGTTTTTTTATTGGCCTTTAGTTTCATTAATTCGATCCTGTCACTGCCAGAATCTCTTTATACGACTTTTGTCATTGAAGAGAAGTATGGGTTTAATAAGACGACAATAAAGACATTCATCACAGATATGCTAAAAGGATCAATTCTTGGCCTCATTATAGGAACTCCACTTATCTATGGGATCCTATGGATTATGGAATCTCTTGGTGAGTATTGGTGGGCCTATGCTTGGGCATTCCTATCAATTTTTCAACTTCTACTAATGTGGATCTACCCAACCTTTATTGCTCCAATTTTTAATAAATTTACTGAACTAGAAGATGGTGAAATAAAAGATAGAATTCTTGCACTACTAAAAAGAGTCGACTTTGAAAGTAAGGGACTATTTGTTATGGATGCTTCACGTAGAAGTGGCCATGGAAATGCATACTTCACAGGCTTTGGTAAGAACAAGAGAATTGTCTTCTTTGATACTTTAATTAATAGCTTAAATGCTACTGAAGTTGAGGCAGTATTGGCCCACGAGCTAGGCCACTTTAAGCGTAAGCACATACTAAAAATGATGATTAAAGCATTTGTCTTCAGCTTTATTGGCCTCTTTATACTAGGTCAACTTATGCAAACAACTTGGTTTTTTGAAATGCATGGAGTTCACTCAAGTGAAACTTACATGGCACTAACTCTATTTATACTTGTTAGTGGTGTTTACACTTTCTTTATTACTCCAATCTCTTCTTGGGCATCAAGAAAATATGAATTTGAAGCAGATGAGTTTGCTTCTCAGAATTCGAACCCTCAAGAGCTTATTAATGCTCTTGTAAAGATGTATAAGGACAATGCTAGTACATTAACACCAGATCCTCTCTACAGTGCTTTCTATCACTCTCACCCACCAGCACTAACTAGAGTTAAGTTCTTAGAAACTTTTATTAAATAA
- a CDS encoding type 1 glutamine amidotransferase: MKSPIAIIDCSIENPSYNCMNQIIQNFNRPFTYHWVSKFGCESLDKIKEASGYIIFGSDSNVYQRLEWQIDLAKRMKSKMENGIPVLGICFGHQLIADIFGAQVDMVTPDNKLFEGTRELEILEDQFGFVKGEKFELFITHHYEVKELPENFVHLAQSKDCFYDGIAHKDLPFFSFQGHPEASQDFINHHIEQELSNEKLKAGFDGGHKVFKNFIEYIDKL; encoded by the coding sequence ATGAAATCGCCAATTGCTATTATCGACTGCTCTATTGAGAATCCTTCATACAATTGTATGAACCAAATAATACAAAACTTTAATAGGCCCTTTACTTACCACTGGGTTTCAAAATTTGGGTGTGAATCTCTTGATAAGATAAAAGAAGCAAGTGGATATATCATCTTTGGTTCTGATTCAAATGTATATCAACGACTTGAGTGGCAGATTGATCTTGCTAAAAGAATGAAATCAAAAATGGAAAATGGAATTCCTGTTTTAGGGATTTGCTTCGGCCACCAACTTATTGCAGACATATTTGGAGCACAGGTTGATATGGTAACACCAGATAATAAATTATTTGAAGGAACAAGAGAGCTTGAAATACTTGAAGATCAATTTGGATTTGTTAAAGGTGAGAAATTTGAATTATTTATTACACATCATTACGAAGTAAAAGAGCTTCCTGAAAACTTTGTTCACTTGGCCCAGTCTAAAGATTGTTTTTATGATGGCATTGCACATAAGGATCTGCCCTTCTTTAGTTTTCAAGGACATCCTGAAGCTTCTCAAGACTTTATTAATCATCATATTGAGCAAGAACTCTCTAATGAGAAATTAAAAGCTGGTTTTGATGGTGGTCATAAAGTATTTAAAAATTTTATTGAATATATCGACAAGCTTTAA
- a CDS encoding alpha/beta fold hydrolase: MEPIKRAIPMRDGVKIYTEVVEHGAKYWLIASHGIGEHLGRHKYLQEVFGFDVNVFQYDLRGHGRSGGEKAYIDPFDQFMEDLKDIIQYLKTNYKMEGYILYGHSMGALITCGFVQNYLGDDIENLRAMIVNAPPVGVGGPLGKFVNKVKSGFFNKLANIKMSVPLGGLVDLNTLSHRNQVIEEFNNDPLNHKKLHTKLLLEMVASSKKVFSRRINDKVEKYISYGTGDTLISVPELEKYLKEVDPSFTVRTIEGARHEQYQEIEKYRVPYFNYLRDLVKSLIF; the protein is encoded by the coding sequence ATGGAACCGATCAAAAGAGCTATTCCAATGCGTGATGGTGTCAAAATCTATACGGAAGTTGTCGAGCACGGTGCTAAGTATTGGTTGATTGCTAGTCATGGGATAGGTGAGCACTTAGGTCGTCATAAATACCTTCAAGAAGTCTTTGGTTTTGATGTCAATGTTTTCCAATATGACCTAAGGGGGCATGGCCGTAGTGGTGGTGAAAAAGCCTATATTGATCCTTTTGATCAGTTCATGGAAGATCTTAAAGACATTATTCAATACTTAAAAACAAATTATAAAATGGAAGGCTATATTCTTTATGGGCATTCGATGGGGGCCCTTATTACTTGCGGCTTTGTTCAAAACTATTTGGGTGATGATATTGAAAACCTTAGGGCGATGATCGTTAATGCACCACCTGTGGGAGTTGGTGGCCCACTTGGAAAATTTGTCAATAAAGTGAAATCTGGGTTTTTTAATAAATTAGCTAATATCAAAATGTCAGTACCACTTGGTGGACTAGTTGATCTCAATACTTTATCTCATCGAAATCAAGTTATTGAAGAGTTTAATAATGACCCTTTAAATCATAAGAAGCTCCATACGAAATTATTACTAGAAATGGTCGCTAGTAGTAAGAAAGTCTTTTCAAGACGTATTAACGATAAAGTTGAGAAGTATATTTCATATGGAACGGGTGATACTCTTATCAGTGTGCCAGAACTTGAAAAATATTTAAAAGAAGTAGATCCTAGCTTTACAGTAAGAACAATTGAAGGCGCTCGTCACGAACAATATCAAGAAATCGAAAAGTATCGAGTTCCATACTTTAATTACTTAAGGGACTTGGTTAAAAGTTTAATTTTTTAA
- a CDS encoding DUF2797 domain-containing protein, which translates to MSGNIRKMKSELGDVVQYHLPMGDELVDMNALIEKKIKLSFDGQINSIYSGELIKKSYSQGYSYKEMITLAQCDSCIVKPEKCHYHRGTCREPEWGEKHCMIPHYVYLAVSSHVKVGITRHTQIPTRWIDQGASYALPILQVPDRKTSGEIEVEIAKSFSDKTNWRKMLMNEVADEDLEMIRDQIYDDFADLIDDFGLDDLEEEVTHINYPVVEYPTKVKSLGFDKNPVIEGTLMGIKGQYLILDTGCVNMRKHGGYFLNLEY; encoded by the coding sequence ATTAGTGGAAATATTAGAAAAATGAAATCAGAGCTAGGGGATGTCGTTCAATACCATCTACCAATGGGAGATGAGCTTGTTGATATGAATGCTCTAATTGAAAAGAAAATCAAACTAAGTTTTGATGGTCAGATTAATTCAATTTACTCTGGTGAATTAATAAAGAAGTCATATTCTCAAGGTTATTCTTATAAAGAAATGATCACTCTTGCTCAATGTGACTCATGTATTGTGAAGCCTGAAAAGTGTCATTATCACAGAGGAACATGTCGTGAACCAGAATGGGGGGAAAAGCATTGTATGATCCCACACTATGTTTATCTGGCCGTATCTAGTCATGTCAAAGTCGGTATAACTCGACACACTCAAATTCCTACTCGTTGGATAGATCAAGGAGCTAGTTATGCTCTACCGATTTTACAGGTTCCAGACCGAAAGACATCAGGTGAAATTGAAGTCGAAATTGCAAAAAGTTTTTCTGATAAAACAAATTGGCGAAAGATGCTAATGAATGAGGTTGCAGACGAAGACTTAGAAATGATTAGAGATCAAATCTATGATGACTTTGCGGATTTAATCGATGATTTTGGTCTTGATGATTTAGAAGAAGAAGTAACACATATAAATTATCCTGTTGTGGAATATCCAACTAAAGTTAAGTCTCTTGGTTTTGATAAAAATCCTGTCATTGAAGGAACTTTAATGGGGATTAAAGGACAATATCTAATTTTAGATACAGGTTGTGTAAACATGCGAAAGCATGGTGGATACTTTTTAAATCTTGAGTATTAA
- a CDS encoding alpha/beta hydrolase, whose translation MRVTRINDFDILLHEGSTKKSVVVLHGYGASFQDLAPLYQYLDPKEELNWYFVDGPLKVDIGMGMKGSAWFPIDMMGLQQAMMAQRVEDFFSQVVPDGIEDMRDRLIHLIKEIKKNSEELYLGGFSQGSMMSLAIAYKEPALVDRLFLLSSTLFDETHIAENTKHIRHIPIFQSHGTGDPVLPYFLSEKLKTYLEKVDQYEFHHFEGGHEIPMPILNKLQRFLEEGRE comes from the coding sequence ATGAGAGTAACTCGAATTAATGATTTTGATATTCTATTACATGAAGGAAGCACAAAGAAGTCTGTAGTTGTACTGCATGGTTACGGTGCTAGCTTTCAGGACCTCGCTCCTTTATATCAATACCTAGATCCAAAAGAAGAGCTAAACTGGTACTTTGTTGATGGGCCTTTAAAAGTTGATATTGGTATGGGGATGAAAGGAAGTGCATGGTTTCCAATTGATATGATGGGACTGCAACAGGCAATGATGGCCCAAAGAGTAGAGGACTTCTTCTCTCAAGTGGTACCAGATGGAATTGAAGATATGCGAGACCGATTAATCCATCTTATAAAAGAAATTAAAAAGAATAGTGAAGAATTATACTTAGGTGGATTCTCACAAGGCTCAATGATGAGCTTAGCTATTGCATACAAAGAGCCAGCTCTTGTGGACCGCCTCTTTTTACTTTCTTCTACATTATTTGATGAAACACATATCGCTGAAAATACTAAACATATAAGACATATTCCTATTTTCCAATCTCATGGTACAGGTGATCCTGTTTTACCGTATTTTTTAAGTGAAAAGCTAAAAACCTATTTGGAAAAAGTTGATCAATATGAATTTCATCATTTTGAAGGTGGCCATGAAATTCCGATGCCTATTTTAAATAAATTGCAACGCTTCTTAGAAGAAGGAAGAGAATAA
- the nth gene encoding endonuclease III, with the protein MLKQERADYIVEALEELYPETPVPLDHTNEFTLLIAVLLSAQCTDERVNQVTPALFAKADNARDMMKLSQDEIKEIIKPCGLSPRKSKAIYDLSRILVSEHGGEVPASFEELEKLPGVGHKTASVVMAQAFDVPAFPVDTHIHRLAQRWGLTKGKNVVQTEEDCKKLFPRKLWNKLHLQIIFYGREYCKARSCFGLECPICRHVYPNRKSKVETKK; encoded by the coding sequence ATGTTAAAACAAGAAAGAGCAGACTATATTGTAGAGGCCTTAGAAGAGCTTTATCCTGAGACACCTGTACCACTTGACCATACGAATGAGTTCACTTTGCTCATTGCAGTTCTTTTATCTGCGCAATGTACTGATGAAAGAGTTAATCAAGTGACTCCGGCCCTGTTTGCTAAAGCTGATAATGCTCGAGATATGATGAAATTATCTCAAGATGAAATTAAAGAGATCATCAAGCCTTGTGGACTTTCACCGAGAAAATCTAAGGCGATTTACGACCTTTCAAGAATTCTTGTAAGTGAGCATGGAGGCGAAGTACCTGCTAGTTTTGAAGAGCTTGAAAAGCTACCTGGAGTAGGTCATAAAACTGCATCTGTTGTTATGGCACAAGCTTTTGATGTCCCAGCTTTTCCTGTTGATACTCATATTCATAGACTAGCTCAAAGATGGGGTCTAACAAAAGGAAAGAATGTCGTTCAAACAGAAGAAGATTGTAAGAAGCTTTTTCCTCGAAAGCTTTGGAATAAACTTCATCTTCAAATTATTTTCTATGGCCGAGAGTATTGTAAAGCAAGGTCATGTTTTGGCCTAGAGTGCCCAATCTGTCGTCACGTATATCCAAACCGTAAATCAAAAGTAGAGACAAAGAAATGA
- the yidD gene encoding membrane protein insertion efficiency factor YidD, translated as MMRYVFIKLIRFYQMAISPFLGSNCRYTPTCSQYGIEAFQKLPLHIATWKTIKRIATCHPWSKGGYDPVLPECSHKDKH; from the coding sequence ATAATGAGATACGTATTCATCAAATTAATCCGTTTTTATCAAATGGCAATCTCTCCATTTCTCGGTAGTAATTGTCGCTATACACCGACATGTTCACAATATGGAATAGAGGCTTTTCAAAAACTACCACTCCATATCGCAACTTGGAAGACAATAAAGCGTATCGCAACTTGTCATCCATGGTCAAAGGGAGGTTACGATCCCGTACTTCCAGAATGCAGTCACAAGGATAAACATTAA